One Triticum dicoccoides isolate Atlit2015 ecotype Zavitan chromosome 4B, WEW_v2.0, whole genome shotgun sequence genomic window carries:
- the LOC119291832 gene encoding K(+) efflux antiporter 5-like isoform X2, with translation MAPAAAAGTARGRRFTAAVFAVAVALALAPAAGRPDKETREKFYGSLVANGTHNATAGDNSIADMFGRVLDKEFSDSDASEVPDKNSFNNSISDHQAVLETVAVITHDKKNDTQQANSSRPFQIGDMFGSQNENSDDTETVIDKEDNVFVMSNRKTKYPTLQLDLRLIKDLVVIIVSATAGGIIFSCLGQPVIVGYLLAGSLIGPGGLNLINEMVQVETFAQFGVVFLLFALGLEFSLPKLRVVGPVAVLGGVLQIALFMFLCGLTAALCGAKLSEGVFVGTFLSMSSTAVVSKFLVEKGSTNALHGQVTIGTLILQDCAVGLLFALIPVLGGSSGIFGGMMSMGRLLLVLSIFITVAYMMTWSFIPRFLKLMIQLSSQTNELYQLAAVAFCLLLAWCSDYLGLSLELGSFLAGVMISTTDFAHHTLEQVEAIRNLFAALFLASIGMLIHFKFLWNHVDILLAAVILVIIVKSIVITAVIKSFGYSIRTAFIVGLSLAQIGEFAFVLLSRASHHHLIGGKMYLLLLGTTALSLVTTPLIFKLIPVVTQLGILMRWFPSESGVQNEEKATMLDVYNRTL, from the exons atggcgcccgccgccgccgcggggaCCGCGCGCGGCCGGCGCTTCACCGCCGCGGTCTTCGCCGTCGCCGTGGCGCTCGCGCTCGCGCCCGCCGCGGGGAGGCCCGACAAGGAGACGCGGGAGAAGTTCTACGGGAGCCTCGTCGCCAACGGCACCCACAACGCCACCGCCGGGGACAACAGCATCGCCGACATGTTCGGCCGCGTGCTCGACAAGGAGTTCTCCGACAGCGACGCCTCCGAGG TTCCAGACAAGAATAGCTTCAACAACAGCATCTCAGATCATCAA GCTGTTCTGGAGACCGTAGCTGTCATCACACACGACAAGAAAAATGATACACAGCAGGCAAA TTCCTCAAGACCTTTCCAAATAGGTGACATGTTTGGTTCTCAGAATGAAAATTCTGATGACACGGAAACCGTGATAGACAAAGAG GATAATGTTTTTGTGATGTCAAATCGTAAAACAAAGTATCCAACACTTCAGTTAGATTTAAG ATTGATTAAAGATCTGGTAGTTATAATTGTTTCAGCTACTGCCGGTGGTATCATATTCTCTTGTTTGGGGCAGCCG GTTATCGTTGGCTATCTACTTGCTGGTTCTCTTATTGGACCCGGAGGCTTGAACTTGATTAATGAAATGGTGCAG GTGGAGACCTTTGCACAGTTTGGTGTGGTGTTTCTTCTTTTTGCTCTTGGCCTTGAATTTTCATTGCCAAAG TTGAGAGTGGTTGGGCCTGTTGCTGTGCTTGGTGGTGTACTTCAGATTGCTTTGTTCATGTTCTTGTGTGGCCTAACTGCTGCG TTGTGCGGTGCTAAATTATCCGAGGGAGTATTTGTTGGCACTTTCTTGTCAATGTCATCTACTGCAGTG GTTTCCAAGTTCTTAGTGGAAAAGGGTAGCACAAATGCGCTTCATGGTCAAGTTACAATTGGCACCCTTATCCTTCAG GATTGTGCAGTTGGCCTGCTGTTTGCTCTCATTCCAGTTCTGGGTGGTTCAAGTGGCATATTTGGAGGAATGATGTCAATGGGGAGACT GTTGCTTGTACTGTCCATATTTATAACTGTTGCATATATGATGACTTGGTCATTCATCCCTCGATTCTTAAAACTGatgatccagttatcatcacag ACAAATGAACTCTATCAGTTGGCTGCTGTCGCGTTCTGCTTGCTGCTAGCCTGG TGCAGTGATTATCTTGGATTGAGTCTTGAACTGGGCTCATTTCTTGCTGGCGTTATGATATCCACCACAGATTTTGCTCACCATACTTTGGAGCAG GTGGAAGCAATCCGTAACTTATTTGCGGCACTCTTCCTTGCAAGTATTGGCATGCTCATACATTTCAAGTTCTTGTGGAATCACGTGGACATATTACTTGCAGCTGTTATACTGGTTATAATAGTTAAGAGTATAGTCATAACAGCCGTCATAAAATCATTTGGATACAGCATCAGAACAGCTTTCATC GTTGGTCTATCATTAGCTCAGATTGGAGAGTTTGCTTTTGTGCTTCTGAGTCGTGCTTCACATCATCATCTTATAGGG GGGAAAATGTATCTGTTATTACTGGGAACAACCGCTCTTAGCTTG GTAACAACTCCCCTCATTTTCAAATTAATTCCTGTGGTAACGCAACTTGGCATCCTTATGCGGTGGTTCCCCTCAGAAAGCGGTGTGCAGAATGAG GAAAAGGCAACAATGCTTGATGTTTACAACAGAACACTCTGA
- the LOC119291832 gene encoding K(+) efflux antiporter 5-like isoform X1 yields the protein MAPAAAAGTARGRRFTAAVFAVAVALALAPAAGRPDKETREKFYGSLVANGTHNATAGDNSIADMFGRVLDKEFSDSDASEVPDKNSFNNSISDHQAVLETVAVITHDKKNDTQQANSSRPFQIGDMFGSQNENSDDTETVIDKEDNVFVMSNRKTKYPTLQLDLRLIKDLVVIIVSATAGGIIFSCLGQPVIVGYLLAGSLIGPGGLNLINEMVQVETFAQFGVVFLLFALGLEFSLPKLRVVGPVAVLGGVLQIALFMFLCGLTAALCGAKLSEGVFVGTFLSMSSTAVVSKFLVEKGSTNALHGQVTIGTLILQDCAVGLLFALIPVLGGSSGIFGGMMSMGRLLLVLSIFITVAYMMTWSFIPRFLKLMIQLSSQTNELYQLAAVAFCLLLAWCSDYLGLSLELGSFLAGVMISTTDFAHHTLEQVEAIRNLFAALFLASIGMLIHFKFLWNHVDILLAAVILVIIVKSIVITAVIKSFGYSIRTAFIVGLSLAQIGEFAFVLLSRASHHHLIGGKMYLLLLGTTALSLVTTPLIFKLIPVVTQLGILMRWFPSESGVQNELPLQEKATMLDVYNRTL from the exons atggcgcccgccgccgccgcggggaCCGCGCGCGGCCGGCGCTTCACCGCCGCGGTCTTCGCCGTCGCCGTGGCGCTCGCGCTCGCGCCCGCCGCGGGGAGGCCCGACAAGGAGACGCGGGAGAAGTTCTACGGGAGCCTCGTCGCCAACGGCACCCACAACGCCACCGCCGGGGACAACAGCATCGCCGACATGTTCGGCCGCGTGCTCGACAAGGAGTTCTCCGACAGCGACGCCTCCGAGG TTCCAGACAAGAATAGCTTCAACAACAGCATCTCAGATCATCAA GCTGTTCTGGAGACCGTAGCTGTCATCACACACGACAAGAAAAATGATACACAGCAGGCAAA TTCCTCAAGACCTTTCCAAATAGGTGACATGTTTGGTTCTCAGAATGAAAATTCTGATGACACGGAAACCGTGATAGACAAAGAG GATAATGTTTTTGTGATGTCAAATCGTAAAACAAAGTATCCAACACTTCAGTTAGATTTAAG ATTGATTAAAGATCTGGTAGTTATAATTGTTTCAGCTACTGCCGGTGGTATCATATTCTCTTGTTTGGGGCAGCCG GTTATCGTTGGCTATCTACTTGCTGGTTCTCTTATTGGACCCGGAGGCTTGAACTTGATTAATGAAATGGTGCAG GTGGAGACCTTTGCACAGTTTGGTGTGGTGTTTCTTCTTTTTGCTCTTGGCCTTGAATTTTCATTGCCAAAG TTGAGAGTGGTTGGGCCTGTTGCTGTGCTTGGTGGTGTACTTCAGATTGCTTTGTTCATGTTCTTGTGTGGCCTAACTGCTGCG TTGTGCGGTGCTAAATTATCCGAGGGAGTATTTGTTGGCACTTTCTTGTCAATGTCATCTACTGCAGTG GTTTCCAAGTTCTTAGTGGAAAAGGGTAGCACAAATGCGCTTCATGGTCAAGTTACAATTGGCACCCTTATCCTTCAG GATTGTGCAGTTGGCCTGCTGTTTGCTCTCATTCCAGTTCTGGGTGGTTCAAGTGGCATATTTGGAGGAATGATGTCAATGGGGAGACT GTTGCTTGTACTGTCCATATTTATAACTGTTGCATATATGATGACTTGGTCATTCATCCCTCGATTCTTAAAACTGatgatccagttatcatcacag ACAAATGAACTCTATCAGTTGGCTGCTGTCGCGTTCTGCTTGCTGCTAGCCTGG TGCAGTGATTATCTTGGATTGAGTCTTGAACTGGGCTCATTTCTTGCTGGCGTTATGATATCCACCACAGATTTTGCTCACCATACTTTGGAGCAG GTGGAAGCAATCCGTAACTTATTTGCGGCACTCTTCCTTGCAAGTATTGGCATGCTCATACATTTCAAGTTCTTGTGGAATCACGTGGACATATTACTTGCAGCTGTTATACTGGTTATAATAGTTAAGAGTATAGTCATAACAGCCGTCATAAAATCATTTGGATACAGCATCAGAACAGCTTTCATC GTTGGTCTATCATTAGCTCAGATTGGAGAGTTTGCTTTTGTGCTTCTGAGTCGTGCTTCACATCATCATCTTATAGGG GGGAAAATGTATCTGTTATTACTGGGAACAACCGCTCTTAGCTTG GTAACAACTCCCCTCATTTTCAAATTAATTCCTGTGGTAACGCAACTTGGCATCCTTATGCGGTGGTTCCCCTCAGAAAGCGGTGTGCAGAATGAG CTGCCTTTACAGGAAAAGGCAACAATGCTTGATGTTTACAACAGAACACTCTGA